GTTCAATAACTTCGGTACAAGCAGTTTATGTACCGGCAGATGACCTTACCGACCCTGCCCCTGCTACAACTTTTGCCCACCTTGACGCAACCACTGTTTTATCAAGAAATATTGCGTCATTAGGTATTTATCCTGCAGTTGACCCTCTTGAATCAACATCAAGAATTCTATCTCCTGACATTGTAGGGATAGAGCATTACGAAGTGGCAAGAGAAGTTCAGAGAATTCTTCAAAGATATAAAGAACTTCAGGATATTATTGCTATTATGGGTATGGAAGAACTGTCTGAAGAAGATAAATTAACAGTTAACCGTGCAAGAAAAATACAGAGATTTTTATCTCAGCCTTTTACCGTTGCAGAGCAGTTTACAGGCTATATAGGAAAATATGTGCCGGTTAAAGAAACTGTAAGAGGTTTTAAAGAAATCATTGAGGGTAAACACGATAATTTACCTGAATCTGCATTTTTATTTGTAGGCACAATAGACGAAGCAGTTGAGAAAGCAAAATCACAAAGGTAGGTGTTTTTGTGAATTCTTTTAATTTAAAAATTGTAACCTTAGACGGAATAGAATATGAAGGCGATGCTTTAAGTGTTGTCGCAAGAACAACATCGGGGGATGTATGTATCTTAAAAAATCACGCAAACTATGTAGCGCCTATTGAAGTGGGTAAAATAAAAATAAAAGAAAACGATAAAGAAAAAGTGGGTGCTTGTGCAGGTGGCTTTATAAGTGTACTAAACAACAATGTAAGAATTGTTGCCACAACATTTGAGTTTTCAGAAGATATAGATACAGACCGTGCAAATAAAGCAAAGATAAAAGCAGAAAAAAGGCTTTTGGAAGACAAAAATTCAAAAATGGCAGAAATTAAATTAAAAAAGGCATTATTAAGGCTGGAAGTGTCTGAAAAGAAATAAATTATATTGACTTATTTTGAAAAATTAGGTATAATTTAGTAATGAAATAAATTTTCAAAACATTAGGAGGAAAAGATATGGCAAAGAGCATTTCAAAAATTGTGATAGTACTGTTG
This genomic window from Clostridia bacterium contains:
- the atpC gene encoding ATP synthase F1 subunit epsilon, whose translation is MNSFNLKIVTLDGIEYEGDALSVVARTTSGDVCILKNHANYVAPIEVGKIKIKENDKEKVGACAGGFISVLNNNVRIVATTFEFSEDIDTDRANKAKIKAEKRLLEDKNSKMAEIKLKKALLRLEVSEKK